The genomic stretch TTCTCATCAGTTCCCCCAAATAGCTGCTTACTTGCCTTCAGATTTCATTGCTGAAACATTCTGAATGCATTGTGGAATTAAACGTTGTGCTGGAATTGCTGGGTTAATGTTTGTTTCTTGTCTTCTGTTGCTCAGTTTGCATATCTTCTATGTCTGTGCTTTTCTTAGTTGGTGGGAATCATCCTGGACAATTAATCAAGTCTAATTGAATTGTGTTCTTCATTCCCTTAGGTTCAGCTCCTAAAAATGTTTTGAAATCCCCAAGCGACTTAAATTGTTGTGAGTAGCCTGTCGGAAGCATTATAACCTCTCAGCAATGAATCAAGAGGCGAGAGAAATTCCTGTGGTATACAATTGTATCAGATAGAAGATTTTCATTGCCTTATCCCTGGTCCATAGTCAGGAAAAAGAGAAGACAGCCATTGCTTGGAGATTGACTGATAATTTTTGCTTACAACTCCATAATTCGCACTTTATATTCAGTTACATGACACTGAATTCATTCTTCAGCAGCAAAATAGGAACTGGAGCTTTCTAAAATGCATTTTGTTCTACATTGCAAATTCTGGTGTATCCCAAAATGCGATTTGCAGTATGATTTTGTCTCTAACTCTAAACTTTGAGATATTGTATTAGTGACAAGGAAACTTGTCAGTACTTCCTATGAAGAGTTTCTTTTTGACTAGGTAATGGAAAAGTCCTTACAAGGAGCTGAAGTCTTTATTGGATTACACTGTTGTGTCCTAATCCACATTCATCTTCAAACTGTTTTTTGATGTGATATCCTCTAGCAACATGTCTGTACCTTGAAGCTCATCTACTTGGGGATTTCTGCTCTTCTGTCACTGAGAATATTTAGTAATGATAATGCTCTATCCTATTGTGATCACTTCTTGTGATTCTTGCATACAAGCAAGCACTTGTTTCAAGTAGAAAATGATACCCATGATCTATTTCACTTTGACCTTGTTGACTTGTTCATCTAGAACTTTGAAATTATGAACCTCCTTTATTAATGTCCATGCATACATAGACAGCCTTATTCAGAACTTCAAGTTCTTCTATGACAATTCTGCAGTAGGCCTTTGATAGGAATGCCATCCATGGTGAGGAAAGAGTTATATAAAGGGTTTATCATGTAATATCATCATTTAATTTAAATCATGGAACTAATAGGCAATAATACTACATCCTGCTGCTTGCagaaatgtttaaattttcaGAGTACACTATGCTTTATAGTTCTTAGTTCCTTGTAAAGCTACTCCACAACTTATGTACTTTTTTGTTGAAAATCATTGTTTTTTCATTGTTAGCATAATCCCATAATGTTGATTTCAACTCCTATGATTGTTACTTATGTCTTCTTTGTTTCTTGTGTCTGAGTTAGAGGCAGGATATTGGTCTTAGTTAGTTATGAATTATGATCTAGGTTTGTGCTAGTAATCACTTTCATTATATAAACGAGTATAATTATGCTTTTCATTACTGAACCTTAATGCGAAATAGGTACCCCTCTTTGGCGAAACGGACCACCTGAAAAGCCAATTTTATGCAATGCATGCGGTTCCAGGTGGAGAACCAAGGGTTCATTGACAAACTATGTGCCATTGCATGCTCGAGAAGCGTTCAATGTAAGTGAAGTAAAAGCCCCCTCCAAAATAACTGTATTCTTCAAAGAGAAGAAGctgcaaaagaaaaaggaaagcaatTATATTTTGGAAGGAGATCGCGAAGTGCAGTATCCTGACCAGTATTGTCACAAGTTTGCCGAGGGAGATACAAGCAATCGATCTAGTTCTGGGTCAGCCATTTCGGGTTCTGATAGTTGTGTAAATTTTGGCATAAATGATGCAAGTGAAATTACAGGTAAtcatcctttttgttttcttcttaaatCGAAGGTGTTAGGTTATGATATTCACTTCAGAGGGCATGAGTAGAGAATCTAAGTCCTTTTCTAACTACTTAAGCATTTGGGCGAATGATAGTTCGACATGGTAGTAGAGCATGGGCTCAAAAACTTCTATTGGCAAGATATTGAAGTTCCTTGTAATCCTATTAATGATTCTACTCTTTGCTATATAGTTTTTTCTGCTTAGTTCTATTAATGATTATGATCTTACTTTCAAGTTTGGAACATTTAACCGCTCAATGATGAATACTAGGTTTCTTAGCCTTGATGATTTGTCTCCTATTCTTTCTAGTAGTGTTTTGTGAGGTATATGTAAACACCAAAATCTCCTAATCTCATTATAAATTCTGAGACACTTGCACTTCAATTAGTTTTGACAGTCAGCATCCAATATTCGGAAAACTGGAACTTCTTACTTATTCTAAGCTTTGACTATAATTTACAAATTGTTCTTCAATTCCCTTGATCCATTTTTCAGGTTCAGTGCAGTCAAATATATGGGACTCACTAATGCCTTCTAAGAAGAGGACATTTTTGCCTCGCCCAAAGTCTTCTTCCATCGAAAAACTTACGAAGGACCTACATTCCATATTGCATGAAGAACAAGCCTCAAACATGTCCAGAACCACAGAAGAAGACAATTTGCTTTATGAAAGTGGAACTCCATTTGATTCTTCTGAGATTGGCTATGGAGGCATACTCATTAAACATCCATATGCAAAATCTGTCGAGGAAGAATCAGAAGCTAGCTCATTTTCAGTAGAtaaacttaaaactataaaagaaggttATTCAAGCTCAACATCATTTCCTGTAAATAGTAAGGACAAAGGAGCCAGTTGTACTAGATCAGGGATGGACACAATGAAGTCAACCTCACAAGTATCCCGAGATACCGACAACAGGTACTATCTTAAGGCTTCACTTATTGACATTGAAAGAGTACTCCAGGAACATGCTAATAGCTTTAAAATTAGGTTGACATGGAATTTGAACTTCCATCTGTCCTTCGCAGGGACACAATTTCTCATGAACAAATAATCATGTTACAAGATAGAGAATCTCCCTTGGGTTATGCAGATTTAAGTGTAAGAATCTTGTTTTCTATGTCGACAGAATGTAGTTTTATATGCCAGCTAGTGTTATATAATCATCTATAATGTGCCATATGTATGTGACTGGTAAgaatataaaagaacagaaatgGTCTCTTTCCTATCGGCTTAAGTTTTGGGGACCAGTGACTTTAATCAACATTAATATGGTAGAATATATAGCAAGCGCAGTAAAGGTTTTCGTGTTTGAATCTCAACAATGTCACTAAGCATTTCGATAAGTGGTCTTTCATtcaaatttaaggtaaaataacTGAGATTTTTATTGCTCATTCTTGTTTCATAGGCTATTTTTAACTTCGAGGGTTTCACTAAATATCTGACATACGAGGAACAACATAGATTGATGAAATATCTACCATGTATCGACACTACTAAACCTCCTGAAAGGTTAGTTACATTTCTATAGTTTTACTTTCTAGTTCTTGTGCTAATTGTTAATTTGGCAGCCTCAAAACAATGTTCTCAAGTTCCCAATTTTTGGAGACATTTTCTCACTTCCAGCTTCTGCTTCGGGAAGGAGTTTTCGATCTCTCATTGCCCAAAACAAATGTTGAAGAGTGCAAAACTTTAAGGAGGCTGGTATTACGAAACTGCAGAAGGTTTGAATGGTTACGACTCTACCAAAAATTGAAGGTAAAAGAACTTATATACGCAAAGCATGTATATGGCATGTGTTATGTTCTGACTGATATCTTGCCTCAATTCTTGTAGGATGCATCCTCTAAGATCAGAGAAGGAGATGGAACACTGACCAAACTTACATTTCCTCGAGTTTCCAATTTCGCATCCCTGAAACGGCAGAGGGACAAGCAAAATCTTAACTCTTCAGGTTTGTTTCTTTGATTGATCAGCTGTATGAATGTGCCCATTCTTCCATAGTGTTCATCAGGAAGCCTGTGCTACTTTGATCTATCTCGTATATGATTACCCCCTAAATGAGCATCAAAATATATGGATTCAATGGTTTTCTCTATCACAAATAGACATAGAAAGTGAAAAGTTCTCAGAAGAAACATGCACGTTAATGTTGATTTCCCTATGCCATATTGGGACATCGGGGACCAATGGTAGTAGAGTAGTAATTAATCAAGGCAAACCAGGTCATGCTAATTACTAAAGCTTAAACCGTCGGGACCAATTAGATGCCGCCTTTATGTTGAAGCATCTCTGACATTGTAGGATCTTGCAAAAGAAAAAGATTTGGTCATAGTCCAAATTGAACATTATGATGATGTTTCTCTTTTTTCGGTTGTTAGGACCACATCGAATACTTCATAATATAACCTATGAGTTGAAGATGTATTCACTGTACAGGATGTAAATTGTGTCAAATATAACTTGTTGTTTAAATAAAGTTACAATCTCGAGATGTTTTCCTTTTTCGCTGATAAATAATTCTTAACCTCTAGCTACTTCGAACTGAATTAGGCTAGACAGTCAATGAAGAGTTATGATTCATGTAGCTGGCTCCAAATAATTGAAAAAACATGGGTTGATATTGATGATGAAGATCTAGCTGTGCACTTTCGATGAATAGTTATTATTTGAAATTTTGTCTCCTGATACAATCAGTGTATTCTGTTAATTTCAGATATCAAAAATCTTGTGAAAAGTGCTAAAAGGGCATGCAAGCCTGAgctgatgaatcatcatccttcaGTATCTGCAAATCAGCTGGAATCTAGCGCAGTTTCAAAAGTAACCGACGATGTGAATGAGTTTCTCGACCATGAGGATTGTTGCTTCAGTCCGAGAAGCTTTTTTACTTCTCTTCCGGATAGTAACTACACGATGTTCATAGCCGATAGCACTGAAGATGACTTGCTTCTCGATGTGCCCCCCGGCATATCATTTCCTGAAGCACAACTCTTGTGCCATCCTCAGGAACAGAAGGCGAGCCTAAATGGTTTGTCTAGAGACATTGGAGTTGAAGATCGCGATCGGCCATCTTCGAGTTTCAGTAATAGATAATCATTAAGGGACTGATAACAGAAAGGACTGTAGCCAAGTAGTTGAGAGATCGATCGATCTACTTATTTCAAGTATGCTACAACACTGACGACATTATATTGAAATTATGGACTGGCTTGGGCTGGTTTTTGCTCTTGTATTATTAACCATGACAAAATAGTTTGTCAAACAattgaaaaataatatataattgatGCAACATTATGATTTACTAAATTTGTCGTAAGGGATTATTTGCAGTTTATCGTATTGAAGTTTTGCCGTGTAATTTGA from Zingiber officinale cultivar Zhangliang chromosome 5B, Zo_v1.1, whole genome shotgun sequence encodes the following:
- the LOC121984836 gene encoding GATA transcription factor 27-like, which translates into the protein MVKEGPCRHCGVTSTPLWRNGPPEKPILCNACGSRWRTKGSLTNYVPLHAREAFNVSEVKAPSKITVFFKEKKLQKKKESNYILEGDREVQYPDQYCHKFAEGDTSNRSSSGSAISGSDSCVNFGINDASEITGSVQSNIWDSLMPSKKRTFLPRPKSSSIEKLTKDLHSILHEEQASNMSRTTEEDNLLYESGTPFDSSEIGYGGILIKHPYAKSVEEESEASSFSVDKLKTIKEGYSSSTSFPVNSKDKGASCTRSGMDTMKSTSQVSRDTDNRDTISHEQIIMLQDRESPLGYADLSAIFNFEGFTKYLTYEEQHRLMKYLPCIDTTKPPESLKTMFSSSQFLETFSHFQLLLREGVFDLSLPKTNVEECKTLRRLVLRNCRRFEWLRLYQKLKDASSKIREGDGTLTKLTFPRVSNFASLKRQRDKQNLNSSDIKNLVKSAKRACKPELMNHHPSVSANQLESSAVSKVTDDVNEFLDHEDCCFSPRSFFTSLPDSNYTMFIADSTEDDLLLDVPPGISFPEAQLLCHPQEQKASLNGLSRDIGVEDRDRPSSSFSNR